In a genomic window of Staphylococcus taiwanensis:
- the rsmG gene encoding 16S rRNA (guanine(527)-N(7))-methyltransferase RsmG: MSGVEWLAKELSEHGIELSDKQKEQFQMYYQLLVEWNEKMNLTSITDEHEVYLKHFYDSITPSFYYDFNQPLAICDVGAGAGFPSIPLKIIYPELKVTIVDSLNKRIQFLNHLAAELGLTQVSFVHDRAETFGKGVNRETYDVVTARAVARLTVLSELCLPLVKKGGQFIALKSSKGEEELEEAQFGISILGGVFSDSYIFDLPEDAGERQMIIIDKRRQTSKKYPRKPGTPNKSPLLEN, from the coding sequence AATTAAGTGAACATGGAATTGAATTATCAGATAAACAAAAAGAACAATTTCAAATGTATTATCAATTACTTGTCGAGTGGAATGAAAAAATGAATCTTACAAGTATTACAGATGAACATGAGGTTTATTTGAAACATTTCTATGATTCAATCACACCAAGCTTCTATTATGATTTCAACCAGCCATTAGCCATCTGTGATGTTGGTGCAGGTGCTGGTTTCCCAAGTATTCCGTTGAAAATTATATATCCTGAATTAAAAGTAACGATTGTAGATTCTTTAAATAAACGTATTCAATTTTTAAATCACTTAGCTGCTGAATTAGGTTTAACTCAAGTAAGCTTTGTACACGATCGTGCAGAAACTTTCGGTAAAGGTGTAAACAGAGAGACATATGACGTAGTTACAGCACGTGCAGTAGCTAGACTTACAGTGTTAAGTGAATTGTGCCTTCCTTTAGTTAAAAAAGGTGGTCAATTCATCGCATTGAAGTCTTCTAAAGGAGAAGAAGAATTAGAAGAAGCGCAATTTGGGATTAGTATATTAGGTGGCGTCTTTAGTGATTCTTATATATTCGATTTACCTGAAGATGCTGGAGAAAGACAAATGATTATCATAGATAAACGTCGTCAAACATCTAAAAAATATCCTAGAAAACCAGGTACACCGAACAAATCTCCTT